GCTTTGCCTCTCAGGGGGTGACAGTAAGAGGAAGTCCCCGGCAGGGAGGTTTTGAATAGCTACTTTCAACCCAGCCGCCATCAGCTTCTTCTTCGCATCCGGATGTTTTGAATCCTCCTTCGAGTCTATGATAACGTCTACGGGAAAAAGTAGTGAAATGCTCATATAACCTAACCTTCCCATGTACTATTGTCCTTTTCTCTCAAGATTCCACTCGGGCGTACCATACTTGGAAGGGAGAATTTCTCAGCGACCTCTATTTCACAGGGCCTTGGAAGGTCGGAATACCTTGCCTTATTGTCTAATATTTCCATGAATGATTTTATTAAAGCTCTTACAATGTCTTCAACTCTCACACCGGGCTTTAAGGCACTAGTATTGGTAACCCTGTATTTAACGCTAGAAATCCCCTTATCGGACGGTTTTTTAAGCGGGATTTTTGAGAGGCTGGCCAGCACATCGAGGTTTACACTGTAGAGCACTGCTCCGTGAATAAATCCGCAGTTTTGCTCTCCCCTCAAGCTTGCAGCAACTCCGACAACCTTTCTATCTCCTATTATAATGTCGTTCACGTTTTGAGCACTGGGGTTGAACCCTAGTTCTTCAAGTGCTCTTTCAATGCCCTTGACAATATCAATATATAGGTAGTCTGCGTCGCCTTTTCCATTAATGGGTTTAACCGATAAGGCAAAGTTTAAGTTATCAGGGTCTTGGTAGACGGCTCCACCGCCTGTGAACCTTTTTACGATACCTGCCTCTATTTGTTCGGCGTATTCAAGATTAACCTCTTCCGAAGCTTCCTGGAAAACCCCTATTTCCACAGCATTCTTATTCCGCCAAATTCT
This is a stretch of genomic DNA from Thermosphaera aggregans DSM 11486. It encodes these proteins:
- a CDS encoding lipoate--protein ligase family protein, producing the protein MSELRVVFTETPDSSWMNLAWEEAFPHRRCSDKTVDVLRIWRNKNAVEIGVFQEASEEVNLEYAEQIEAGIVKRFTGGGAVYQDPDNLNFALSVKPINGKGDADYLYIDIVKGIERALEELGFNPSAQNVNDIIIGDRKVVGVAASLRGEQNCGFIHGAVLYSVNLDVLASLSKIPLKKPSDKGISSVKYRVTNTSALKPGVRVEDIVRALIKSFMEILDNKARYSDLPRPCEIEVAEKFSLPSMVRPSGILREKDNSTWEG